A portion of the Halogeometricum sp. S1BR25-6 genome contains these proteins:
- a CDS encoding Nramp family divalent metal transporter — protein MGATSQGRLRDTVSGFFQEYGLAFVMVASYFGSGSVFIASSAGVRYGYTLAWAVVGAALLGFMGQDMSARLGIFGESLMSFIRSKLGQTGALVVAVLLSVGCVAWALELTAAVGKGISILMGGAVGWMPLAVLTGLAAIVTGVLNYEGIERVMTAMMLGLLVIYLVVAGASQPDVGALASGFVPALGTFGEAAVLTSAAGIVGTTALWPNFFLESNLVSEKGWTEKADVSTMRRDLGIGYTVGGVTTIAILVAAAAVLRPAGYTSLETFITPGRALADVLGQWAMTLFLLGAVAAAFNSIIPIMWAPAYMIQNARGKDVDSASRDFKIIYAIGTGIGCLSPLVTIFFGLSVVDMILLFPAYNGIVGLPVTVIFLFWALNDSETMGEETNSLALTAANLVLVVLAIFLSATSAPGFFETLTTGGF, from the coding sequence ATGGGGGCGACTTCGCAGGGCAGACTGCGAGACACCGTGAGCGGCTTCTTCCAAGAGTACGGGCTCGCGTTCGTCATGGTGGCGAGCTACTTCGGCTCCGGGTCCGTCTTCATCGCCTCCTCGGCCGGCGTCCGGTACGGCTACACCCTCGCGTGGGCCGTCGTCGGCGCCGCGCTGCTGGGCTTCATGGGACAGGACATGAGCGCCCGACTGGGTATCTTCGGCGAGTCGCTGATGTCGTTCATCCGGTCGAAACTCGGACAGACCGGCGCGCTCGTCGTCGCGGTGCTGCTCTCCGTCGGCTGTGTGGCGTGGGCGCTCGAACTCACAGCCGCCGTCGGCAAGGGCATCTCCATCCTCATGGGCGGCGCCGTCGGCTGGATGCCGCTGGCCGTCCTCACCGGTCTGGCCGCCATCGTCACGGGCGTTCTCAACTACGAGGGCATCGAGCGCGTCATGACGGCGATGATGCTCGGTCTCCTCGTCATCTACCTCGTCGTCGCCGGCGCGAGCCAACCCGACGTCGGCGCGCTGGCGTCCGGGTTCGTCCCCGCGCTCGGTACGTTCGGAGAGGCGGCCGTGCTCACGTCCGCCGCCGGCATCGTCGGCACGACGGCGCTGTGGCCGAACTTCTTCCTCGAATCCAACCTCGTCTCCGAGAAGGGATGGACGGAGAAGGCCGACGTCTCGACGATGCGACGCGACCTCGGAATCGGCTACACGGTCGGCGGCGTCACGACCATCGCCATCCTCGTCGCCGCCGCGGCGGTGCTCCGGCCGGCCGGCTACACGTCCTTGGAGACGTTCATCACCCCCGGTCGCGCGCTCGCCGACGTGCTCGGCCAGTGGGCGATGACGCTGTTCCTGCTCGGCGCCGTCGCGGCCGCGTTCAACAGCATCATCCCCATCATGTGGGCGCCCGCGTACATGATCCAGAACGCCCGCGGGAAGGACGTCGACAGCGCGAGCCGGGACTTCAAGATCATCTACGCCATCGGAACGGGAATCGGCTGTCTGTCGCCGCTGGTCACGATATTCTTCGGGCTGAGCGTCGTCGACATGATCCTCCTGTTCCCGGCGTACAACGGTATCGTCGGGCTTCCGGTGACGGTCATCTTCCTCTTCTGGGCGCTCAACGACTCGGAGACGATGGGCGAAGAGACGAACAGTCTCGCGCTGACGGCCGCGAACCTGGTCCTCGTGGTGTTGGCCATCTTCCTCTCGGCCACCTCCGCGCCCGGGTTCTTCGAGACGCTCACCACCGGCGGGTTCTGA
- a CDS encoding 2Fe-2S iron-sulfur cluster-binding protein — protein sequence MVEISLLGLGLGVTLTLLAAALHFSRGTAWTPTADISQDVLERRASTVPETDFPEPMNRSIGGGGVAAGAVGDGEEGGELEGEAEEESTSPADIPEDEVEYFEVEFAKQGSTIEVANNQTLLEAGEDEGWDMPYACRQGQCVSCAGQVTSGGNSEDYVTHDGQQMLDDGELDEGYTLTCVAYPKADLTLETGEAP from the coding sequence ATGGTCGAAATCAGTCTCTTGGGGCTGGGGCTCGGCGTGACCCTGACGCTCCTCGCCGCCGCTCTGCACTTCTCGCGCGGGACGGCGTGGACGCCCACCGCGGACATCTCACAGGACGTCCTCGAACGCCGGGCGAGCACCGTCCCCGAGACGGACTTCCCCGAACCGATGAACCGCTCTATCGGCGGCGGCGGCGTCGCCGCGGGCGCCGTCGGCGACGGCGAAGAGGGCGGGGAACTCGAAGGCGAGGCCGAAGAGGAGTCGACGAGTCCCGCCGACATCCCCGAGGACGAAGTGGAGTACTTCGAGGTGGAGTTCGCAAAGCAGGGCAGCACCATCGAAGTCGCCAACAACCAGACGCTCTTGGAGGCCGGCGAGGACGAGGGCTGGGACATGCCGTACGCCTGCCGACAGGGTCAGTGCGTCTCCTGCGCCGGGCAGGTCACCTCCGGCGGCAACTCCGAGGACTACGTCACCCACGACGGCCAGCAGATGCTCGACGACGGCGAACTCGACGAGGGGTACACGCTCACCTGCGTCGCCTACCCGAAGGCGGACCTCACGCTCGAAACCGGCGAAGCGCCCTGA